A window from Peromyscus eremicus chromosome 1, PerEre_H2_v1, whole genome shotgun sequence encodes these proteins:
- the Nlrp4 gene encoding NACHT, LRR and PYD domains-containing protein 4, whose protein sequence is MASFFSDYGLMWYLEELNKKEFMKFKEVLKQEIIQYGLKQIPWTEVKKASRESLANLLVKYYEEKKAWDVTFRIFQNINRNDLSERAAREIAGHPKIYQAHLRNKLTQDWSRKFNIPTQDFLKQKFTQDECNRFEHLFVSKVTERKTHTVLLKGVAGIGKTLMLAKLMLAWSEGLVFQNKFSYIFYLCCQDVKQLKTTSLAELISREWPSPSAPIVEILSQPEKLLFIIDSLEGLNCDLTEPELELCDNWVEKRPVNILLSSLLRRKMLPEASLLLTATPETFDKLEDRIDYTEMKIMMGFDESSRKMYIRGLFQDKNRAQEIFRLVRGNEQVFSICQVPLLCWVVATCLKNEIEKGGDPVSVCRRTTSVYTAYILSLFTPQSAQYPSEKSRELLQSLCYLAAEGVWTDKFAFSEEDLRKGGILDGDISALLDIKLLLKSRESKHFYTFFHPSIQEFCAAIFYLVKSHGDHPSKDVRSIKTLLFTFLKKVKVQWIFLGCFIFGLLHKSEQEKLEVFFGYQLSQKVKETLYECLETISVNEDLQEEVDGMKLFYCLYEMEDDVFTMQAMSFMQHIKFVAKDYSDLIVAAYCLKYCSTLRKLSFSTQDVLQHEQEYSYMEKLLVCWQEVCSVLVRSNHIRVLQVKDTSLDESAFLVLYNHLKHPSCAPQVLEVNNVSFLCDNHLFFDLLTHNHNLQHLNLSLTFLSHSDVKLLCDVLSQTECNIEKLLVAGCQLSPDDCKIFASILISSKTLRHLNVASNNLDKGIYSVCKALCHPDCVLKHLVLANCFLSEQCWDYLSDVLRRNKTLSHLDIGTNNLKDKGLKVLCKALSLPDSVLKSLCLRCCLITTSGCQHLAEVLISNENLRSLQLSNNKIKDTGVKILCDAIKQPSCHLENLGLEACELTSACCEDLASTFTQSKTLWGVNLLQNALDRSGLALLCEALKQHNCTLHVLGLRITDYDKETQEFLIAEEEKNPYLTILSSI, encoded by the exons gaCACCCAAAGATCTATCAGGCTCATTTGAGGAATAAGTTGACCCAGGATTGGTCCAGAAAGTTCAACATCCCAACTCAGGATTTCCTGAAGCAGAAGTTCACCCAGGATGAATGTAATCGTTTTGAGCACCTTTTTGTTTCCAAGGTAACCGAGAGGAAAACACACACGGTGCTTCTGAAAGGAGTGGCAGGAATCGGCAAGACACTGATGTTGGCAAAGTTAATGCTGGCCTGGTCAGAAGGCCTGGTGTTTCAGAATAAATTCTCCTACATCTTCTACCTCTGCTGTCAAGACGTGAAGCAACTGAAGACAACGAGCCTGGCCGAACTGATATCCAGGGAGTGGCccagcccctcagctcccatAGTGGAGATACTATCCCAACCGGAGAAACTCTTGTTCATCATTGACAGCCTGGAAGGGCTGAATTGTGATTTGACCGAACCAGAGTTGGAGCTGTGTGATAACTGGGTGGAGAAGCGGCCGGTGAATATACTGCTGAGCAGTTTGCTCAGGAGGAAGATGCTCCCAGaagcctctctcctcctcacagcTACCCCAGAGACTTTTGATAAACTGGAGGACAGGATAGACtacacagaaatgaaaatcatGATGGGCTTCGACGAGAGCAGTAGGAAGATGTATATCCGAGGCTTGTTCCAAGATAAGAACAGAGCCCAAGAAATCTTCAGGCTGGTGAGAGGAAACGAACAAGTGTTCAGTATATGCCAGGTCCCTTTGCTCTGCTGGGTGGTGGCTACTTGTCTGAAAAATGAGATAGAGAAGGGAGGAGACCCGGTCTCTGTCTGCCGACGTACCACCTCCGTGTATACCGCTTACATCTTGAGTCTGTTTACTCCCCAAAGTGCCCAGTATCCAAGCGAGAAGAGCCGAGAGCTGCTGCAGAGCCTGTGTTACCTGGCCGCCGAGGGCGTGTGGACTGACAAGTTTGCATTCAGCGAAGAGGACCTCAGGAAAGGGGGGATCCTCGACGGCGACATCTCGGCACTGCTGGACATCAAGCTGCTTCTGAAGAGCAGGGAGTCCAAGCATTTTTACACATTCTTCCACCCGTCTATCCAGGAGTTCTGTGCCGCCATCTTTTATCTGGTGAAGAGCCATGGGGACCATCCTAGCAAGGATGTCCGAAGTATCAAGACCCTCCTCTTTACGTTTCTAAAGAAAGTGAAAGTACAGTGGATTTTTTTGGGCTGCTTCATCTTTGGCCTTTTGCACAAATCGGAACAAGAAAAGCTAGAGGTGTTTTTTGGCTACCAGCTGTCCCAGAAGGTAAAGGAGACGTTGTATGAGTGCCTGGAAACGATAAGCGTCAACGAAGACCTTCAAGAAGAAGTGGACGGCATGAAGCTGTTCTACTGTCTGTATGAGATGGAGGACGACGTCTTCACCATGCAGGCCATGAGCTTCATGCAGCATATCAAGTTCGTGGCTAAGGATTATTCTGATCTGATTGTCGCCGCCTACTGCTTAAAGTACTGTTCTACACTGAGGAAACTCTCCTTTTCAACCCAAGATGTCCTGCAGCATGAACAGGAGTATAGCTATAT GGAAAAGCTACTCGTCTGTTGGCAAGAGGTGTGCTCCGTGCTCGTAAGGAGCAACCACATCCGTGTCCTCCAGGTGAAAGACACCAGTCTCGACGAGTCAGCCTTTTTGGTTTTGTATAATCATCTGAAGCATCCGAGCTGTGCCCCTCAAGTTCTTGA GGTGAACAACGTGTCCTTCCTGTGCGACAACCACCTCTTCTTCGACCTGTTGACCCACAACCATAACTTGCAGCACTTGAACCTCAGCCTCACGTTCCTCTCCCACAGCGACGTGAAACTGCTGTGTGACGTCTTGAGCCAGACGGAGTGCAACATAGAAAAGCTGCT ggTGGCAGGCTGTCAGCTTTCGCCCGATGACTGCAAGATCTTTGCCTCCATCCTGATCAGCAGCAAGACACTGAGGCATCTTAACGTCGCATCCAACAACCTGGACAAAGGGATATACTCGGTGTGCAAGGCTCTGTGCCACCCGGACTGTGTTCTGAAGCACTTAGT GTTGGCCAACTGCTTCCTCAGTGAGCAGTGTTGGGATTACCTTTCTGACGTTCTTAGGCGGAACAAAACCCTGAGCCACCTAGACATTGGCACCAACAACCTGAAGGACAAAGGACTGAAGGTTCTCTGTAAGGCTCTGAGTCTCCCGGACAGTGTCCTGAAGTCGCTCTG TTTGAGGTGTTGTCTCATTACCACTAGCGGCTGCCAACACCTGGCTGAAGTCCTCATCAGCAACGAGAACCTGAGAAGTCTGCAGCTTTCCAACAACAAGATCAAAGACACTGGGGTGAAGATTCTGTGCGATGCTATCAAACAACCCAGCTGTCACTTGGAGAATCTCGG GTTGGAAGCCTGTGAGCTAACTAGTGCCTGTTGTGAAGACCTTGCTTCTACTTTTACCCAGAGTAAGACCCTGTGGGGAGTCAACCTGCTGCAGAATGCCTTGGACCGCAGTGGGTTGGCTCTGCTGTGCGAGGCTCTGAAACAACACAACTGTACCCTGCATGTACTCGG GCTGCGAATTACTGACTATGATAAGGAAACCCAGGAGTTTCTGATTGCCGAGGAAGAGAAAAATCCCTACTTGACCATCCTAAGCAGTATATAA